One genomic segment of Methanothermobacter wolfeii includes these proteins:
- a CDS encoding lactaldehyde dehydrogenase codes for MDMIINGEMVSGSDTFSVTNPFDESTVDRVPLAGRAEAESAIMAAHSARDSMRSLSARKISDKLYDVADELKAQMDPLAEMITLESGKPIRFSRDEVRRSVETAILCAEEARRLYGESIPMDAGIGGGGLYGFTVRLPLGVVAAITPFNYPLNLAIHKVGPALAAGNTAVLKPSLEAPLSAMRLVEIMNEHLPPGAVNVITGRASEIGDVIIDSPLVDKISFTGSVEVGRYISRRASMKKVTLELGGNDPLIVMDDTDVDLAVESAVRGSYLYSGQVCIAVKRLIVHRDVADEFADKLVKKTRSLREGDPMDPETDIGPLINEEAAIGVEKAVLDAADSGAEILCGGKRRGNFVEPTVLDHVNPSMDLVSSETFGPVSPIIRVADADEAIRIANGTCYALQAGVFTDNIRTALRFASEIEAGTVLINKQSTFRVDHMPFGGFKCSGMGKEGVKYAVRDMTRTKLIVLNTR; via the coding sequence TTGGATATGATAATCAACGGGGAGATGGTATCCGGCAGCGATACGTTCAGTGTCACCAACCCCTTTGATGAGAGCACCGTCGACAGGGTCCCTCTTGCAGGCAGGGCTGAGGCTGAAAGCGCCATTATGGCGGCACACAGTGCCAGAGATTCAATGAGGAGCCTGTCGGCACGTAAAATATCTGATAAACTATATGATGTTGCCGATGAATTGAAGGCTCAGATGGATCCCCTTGCAGAGATGATAACCCTTGAATCAGGAAAACCAATACGCTTCTCAAGGGATGAGGTCCGAAGATCGGTTGAAACTGCTATTCTATGTGCTGAGGAGGCCAGAAGACTCTACGGTGAATCCATACCCATGGATGCGGGTATAGGTGGAGGGGGCCTCTATGGTTTCACGGTGAGGCTCCCCCTGGGTGTGGTGGCAGCCATAACACCCTTCAATTATCCCCTTAACCTTGCAATCCACAAGGTGGGACCGGCACTTGCGGCGGGAAACACCGCCGTACTTAAACCTTCTCTTGAGGCACCCCTCTCTGCAATGAGACTCGTTGAGATAATGAATGAACACTTACCCCCTGGAGCTGTTAATGTTATAACAGGGAGGGCCTCTGAGATTGGGGATGTTATAATTGACAGTCCCCTTGTGGATAAGATCAGCTTCACGGGCAGCGTTGAGGTGGGGCGCTACATATCAAGGAGGGCTTCTATGAAGAAGGTCACCCTTGAACTTGGAGGCAACGACCCCCTTATTGTTATGGATGATACCGATGTTGACCTTGCGGTTGAGTCTGCAGTCAGGGGTTCATATCTCTATTCGGGTCAGGTCTGTATAGCCGTGAAGAGGCTCATTGTCCACAGGGACGTGGCAGATGAATTTGCTGATAAACTTGTGAAGAAGACCAGGAGTCTGAGGGAGGGGGACCCCATGGATCCAGAGACGGATATAGGTCCCCTAATAAATGAAGAGGCTGCCATTGGTGTTGAGAAAGCAGTACTTGATGCAGCAGATTCAGGGGCTGAAATCCTCTGCGGCGGGAAGCGGAGGGGTAACTTTGTTGAACCCACGGTACTTGACCATGTGAATCCATCAATGGACTTGGTTTCCAGTGAAACCTTTGGACCGGTATCACCCATAATAAGGGTTGCTGATGCTGATGAGGCCATCAGGATAGCCAACGGCACATGCTACGCCCTCCAGGCAGGGGTATTCACTGATAATATAAGAACCGCCCTGAGGTTCGCCTCTGAAATCGAGGCGGGAACTGTTCTTATTAACAAGCAGTCGACGTTCAGGGTTGATCACATGCCCTTCGGGGGATTCAAATGCAGCGGTATGGGTAAGGAGGGCGTTAAATATGCTGTGAGGGACATGACCCGCACCAAACTCATAGTCCTCAATACCCGGTGA
- a CDS encoding HIT family protein, with the protein MSFCEYCGIDGYYGREILRTGHWIIYLAPSQRYLGTCVLALKRKCRDLSELDRAEWNDFSSALRMLEAALRMLFSPDLFNWSCFKNSAFRDPEPDPEVHWHFIPRYSRPVHFAGECFTDPDFGHIPLPIVGRVSEAVMDKLESALKDALRG; encoded by the coding sequence ATGAGCTTCTGTGAATACTGTGGTATTGATGGCTACTATGGCCGTGAAATCCTCAGGACAGGGCACTGGATAATATACCTTGCCCCGAGTCAGAGGTACCTTGGGACATGTGTCCTTGCACTGAAGAGAAAGTGCAGGGACCTCTCGGAACTCGACAGGGCCGAATGGAATGATTTCTCATCAGCCCTGAGGATGCTTGAAGCTGCATTAAGGATGCTTTTCAGTCCGGACCTCTTTAACTGGAGCTGCTTTAAGAATTCGGCCTTCAGGGACCCGGAACCTGACCCTGAAGTACACTGGCATTTCATACCACGCTACAGCAGACCGGTGCATTTTGCAGGTGAATGTTTCACTGACCCTGACTTTGGCCACATACCACTTCCCATTGTAGGGCGCGTGAGTGAGGCTGTGATGGATAAACTTGAAAGCGCACTGAAGGATGCTCTTAGAGGGTAA
- a CDS encoding class III signal peptide-containing protein — protein MDLRGDESGQSSVELILLFGGVIVVVTFAVVWYRNYVTGAENAMTSDVKNVTNSISSLKNKF, from the coding sequence ATGGATTTAAGGGGTGATGAATCAGGACAGAGTTCAGTTGAACTCATACTCCTCTTTGGAGGGGTCATAGTTGTTGTAACCTTTGCAGTGGTATGGTACCGTAACTATGTTACAGGTGCGGAGAATGCAATGACCTCCGATGTTAAGAATGTCACCAACTCCATCAGTAGCCTTAAAAACAAGTTTTAG
- a CDS encoding type II secretion system F family protein yields the protein MAVLPSALKPVSDAFESIIPDKFLISVQEILIRTGLYVKASDVITLAFLGGVLFAILGSVAAAVLGLNVILAVLIGFFTPSILLGAYIFIMMERRIDAIEQGTPDFLRQIASLLRAGVGLETALEDVSKQGEGPLYDELKRAVIEIKIGRTFDDAILSMSERLKSKNLDRTFRMILEGRRAGGSLSDVIETVAEDLRAVLALKRERKANVMMSVMFLVVAAIIAAPFALGMIMVYSGFMESIGQPNPMLGAAKTAAAGYIIIHSIIAGLLIGIIMYGSARKGVKFSIPLAIVAYGIFYVLGNFGMTLVSSMAP from the coding sequence ATGGCTGTATTACCCAGCGCGTTAAAACCGGTAAGTGATGCCTTTGAGAGTATAATCCCTGACAAGTTCCTTATAAGCGTGCAGGAGATACTTATAAGGACGGGGCTCTATGTTAAGGCATCTGATGTTATAACACTGGCTTTTCTTGGTGGGGTGTTATTTGCAATTCTTGGATCCGTTGCAGCGGCTGTCCTTGGCTTAAATGTAATCCTGGCAGTTTTAATTGGTTTCTTCACACCATCTATCCTTCTTGGGGCATACATATTTATAATGATGGAGCGACGTATTGATGCCATTGAACAGGGCACACCCGACTTTTTAAGGCAGATAGCATCCCTCCTTAGGGCAGGTGTGGGCCTTGAAACAGCCCTTGAGGACGTATCAAAGCAGGGGGAGGGACCCCTCTATGATGAACTCAAGAGGGCTGTTATTGAGATAAAGATTGGAAGAACCTTTGATGATGCCATACTCTCAATGAGTGAACGTCTGAAATCAAAAAACCTTGACAGGACCTTCAGGATGATCCTTGAGGGCAGGAGGGCAGGAGGAAGTCTTTCAGATGTCATCGAGACGGTTGCAGAGGACCTGAGGGCTGTGCTGGCCCTTAAAAGGGAGAGGAAGGCTAATGTGATGATGTCAGTAATGTTTCTGGTTGTTGCCGCCATAATCGCAGCTCCCTTTGCCCTCGGGATGATAATGGTGTATTCAGGGTTCATGGAGTCCATAGGGCAGCCGAACCCCATGCTTGGGGCAGCTAAAACCGCTGCAGCAGGTTATATTATAATACATTCAATCATCGCAGGACTCCTTATAGGAATAATAATGTACGGGAGTGCAAGGAAGGGTGTCAAGTTCTCCATCCCCTTGGCAATAGTTGCCTACGGGATATTCTATGTCCTTGGAAACTTTGGAATGACACTCGTGAGCAGTATGGCACCATGA
- the ercA gene encoding alcohol dehydrogenase-like regulatory protein ErcA yields the protein MELRKFVTSEFVFRNGARFLAGRYASNLGGEHVFIVTDPGIMDTGLLDDLKSSMDDEGLEYSVYHEVTPNPRDHEVMKGAEVFEAEECDIIVALGGGSPIDCAKAIGAVASNGMHVREFEGVDMIPVPSAPVICIPTTAGTGADVSQFAIIMDTERSVKMAIISKTMVPDAALIDPETTVTMDRELTAATGMDALAHAVEAYVSNASFHITDLNALDSIGIINRCLPVAVSEPKNLDVRESMMLASLEAGLAFSNASLGLLHAMAHSLGGKLDIAHGEANALLLEHVMDFNFPAAKEKYSKIAGALGLESASRDELTGYIRKFREDIGIGKTLSDLGVTPDEIPELAETSMNDPCIVTNPMKPRVEDVEEIFRRAL from the coding sequence ATGGAACTTAGAAAGTTCGTGACAAGCGAATTCGTCTTCAGGAACGGGGCAAGGTTCCTTGCAGGAAGATACGCCTCAAATCTTGGAGGCGAACATGTTTTCATAGTAACAGACCCCGGCATAATGGATACCGGGCTTCTTGATGACCTGAAATCCAGTATGGATGATGAGGGTCTTGAATACTCTGTTTATCATGAGGTCACACCGAACCCCAGGGACCATGAGGTTATGAAGGGCGCCGAGGTCTTTGAGGCAGAGGAATGTGACATCATCGTTGCCCTTGGAGGAGGGAGCCCCATTGACTGTGCAAAGGCGATAGGTGCGGTTGCATCCAACGGTATGCATGTAAGGGAGTTTGAGGGTGTTGATATGATCCCTGTCCCATCAGCACCGGTGATATGTATACCAACAACTGCAGGTACCGGTGCCGATGTATCCCAGTTTGCAATCATAATGGATACAGAGAGAAGTGTCAAGATGGCCATAATAAGCAAGACAATGGTCCCTGACGCCGCCCTCATAGACCCCGAGACAACGGTGACCATGGACAGGGAGCTGACCGCTGCAACTGGAATGGATGCCCTCGCCCATGCAGTGGAGGCCTACGTATCCAATGCAAGCTTCCATATAACAGACCTGAACGCCCTTGACTCCATAGGGATCATAAACAGGTGCTTGCCCGTCGCGGTGTCTGAACCCAAAAACCTTGATGTCCGTGAATCCATGATGCTTGCAAGCCTCGAGGCGGGCCTCGCGTTTTCAAATGCCAGCCTCGGACTGCTTCATGCCATGGCTCACAGCCTTGGAGGTAAACTCGACATTGCCCATGGGGAGGCCAACGCACTCCTCCTTGAACATGTGATGGACTTCAACTTTCCTGCTGCCAAGGAGAAGTACTCAAAAATCGCAGGGGCCCTCGGCCTCGAAAGCGCATCAAGGGATGAACTCACAGGCTACATACGTAAATTCAGGGAGGACATCGGGATCGGCAAGACCCTCTCTGATCTTGGTGTGACACCCGATGAGATCCCTGAACTTGCAGAAACCTCAATGAATGACCCCTGCATTGTCACAAATCCCATGAAGCCCAGGGTGGAAGATGTTGAGGAGATATTCAGAAGGGCCCTTTAA